A genomic window from Schistocerca serialis cubense isolate TAMUIC-IGC-003099 chromosome 4, iqSchSeri2.2, whole genome shotgun sequence includes:
- the LOC126474818 gene encoding collagen alpha-3(IV) chain-like, which yields MGNPGTLDSAANPGALDNVGNPGTLNCLDNPGTLDSEANPGALDRMGNPGTLDSAANPGALDHVGNPGTLNCLDNPGTLDSEANPGALDRMGNPGTLDSAANPGALDHVGNPGTLNCLDNPGTLDSEANPGALDRMGNPGTLDSAANPGALDNVGNPGTLNCLDNPGTLDSEANPGALDRMGNPGTLDSAANPGALDHVGNPGTLNCLDNPGTLDSEANPGALDCMGNPGTLDSAANPGALDHVGNPGTLNCLDYPGTLDSEANPGALDRMGNPGTLDSAANPGALDHVGNPGTLNCLDNPGTLDSEANPGALDRMGNPGTLDSAANPGALDHVGNPGTLNCLDNPGSLDSEANPGALDRMGNPGTLDSAANPGALDHVGNPGTLNCLDNPGTLDSEANPGALDRMGNPGTLDSAANPGALDHVGNPGTLNCLDNPGSLDSEANPGALDRMGNPGTLDSAANPGASDHVGNPGTLNCLDNPGTLDSEANPGALDRMGNPGTLDSAANPGALDHVGNPGTLNCLDNPGAFDSAGNPGA from the coding sequence ATGGGTAACCCAGGAACCTTAGACAGTGCAGCTAATCCAGGTGCCTTAGACAACGTGGGTAACCCAGGCACCTTAAACTGCCTGGATAACCCAGGCACCTTAGACAGTGAGGCTAACCCAGGTGCCTTAGACCGCATGGGTAACCCAGGAACCTTAGACAGTGCAGCTAATCCAGGTGCCTTAGACCACGTGGGTAACCCAGGCACCTTAAACTGCCTGGATAACCCAGGCACCTTAGACAGTGAGGCTAACCCAGGTGCCTTAGACCGCATGGGTAACCCAGGAACCTTAGACAGTGCAGCTAATCCAGGTGCCTTAGACCACGTGGGTAACCCAGGCACCTTAAACTGCCTGGATAACCCAGGCACCTTAGACAGTGAGGCTAACCCAGGTGCCTTAGACCGCATGGGTAACCCAGGAACCTTAGACAGTGCAGCTAATCCAGGTGCCTTAGACAACGTGGGTAACCCAGGCACCTTAAACTGCCTGGATAACCCAGGCACCTTAGACAGTGAGGCTAACCCAGGTGCCTTAGACCGCATGGGTAACCCAGGAACCTTAGACAGTGCAGCTAATCCAGGTGCCTTAGACCACGTGGGTAACCCAGGCACCTTAAACTGCCTGGATAACCCAGGCACCTTAGACAGTGAGGCTAACCCAGGTGCCTTAGACTGCATGGGTAACCCAGGAACCTTAGACAGTGCAGCTAATCCAGGTGCCTTAGACCACGTGGGTAACCCAGGCACCTTAAACTGCCTGGATTATCCAGGCACCTTAGACAGTGAGGCTAACCCAGGTGCCTTAGACCGCATGGGTAACCCAGGAACCTTAGACAGTGCAGCTAATCCAGGTGCCTTAGACCACGTGGGTAACCCAGGCACATTAAACTGCCTGGATAACCCAGGCACCTTAGACAGTGAGGCTAACCCAGGTGCCTTAGACCGCATGGGTAACCCAGGAACCTTAGACAGTGCAGCTAATCCAGGTGCCTTAGACCACGTGGGTAACCCAGGCACCTTAAACTGCCTGGATAACCCAGGCAGCTTAGACAGTGAGGCTAACCCAGGTGCCTTAGACCGCATGGGTAACCCAGGAACCTTAGACAGTGCAGCTAATCCAGGTGCCTTAGACCACGTGGGTAACCCAGGCACCTTAAACTGCCTGGATAACCCAGGCACCTTAGACAGTGAGGCTAACCCAGGTGCCTTAGACCGCATGGGTAACCCAGGAACCTTAGACAGTGCAGCTAATCCAGGTGCCTTAGACCACGTGGGTAACCCAGGCACCTTAAACTGCCTGGATAACCCAGGCAGCTTAGACAGTGAGGCTAACCCAGGTGCCTTAGACCGCATGGGTAACCCAGGAACCTTAGACAGTGCAGCTAATCCAGGTGCCTCAGACCACGTGGGTAACCCAGGCACCTTAAACTGCCTGGATAACCCAGGCACCTTAGACAGTGAGGCTAACCCAGGTGCCTTAGACCGCATGGGTAACCCAGGAACCTTAGACAGTGCAGCTAATCCAGGTGCCTTAGACCACGTGGGTAACCCAGGCACCTTAAACTGCCTGGATAACCCAGGTGCCTTTGACAGTGCAGGTAACCCAGGTGCCTGA